The genomic window GTTCGGGCAGCATCATCAACCTCTCCACCATCGGCGGCCGCCGCAACCAGCCCGGCCTGAGTGCCTACCAGTCGTCGAAGTGGGCGGTGGGCGGGTTCACCGAGATCCTCGCGCGTGAGGTCGCCCCCTTCGGGGTCCGCGTCACGCTGGTCGAGACGGGCGGCATCCAGACCCCCTGGGCGGCCGCCCCGATGCCAACGCCCGACATTCACGACGAGTACCAGGAAACAGTAGGCTTCTTCGCCCGCACCTACAACAACAACCCCGACGTGCAGCGTGGTGACCCGGCCAAGATGGCCGCCGTAATCCTGCGCCTCATTGAGGAGGCAGCCCCGCCGACACGGCTCCTTCTGGGCTCCGACGCGGCCTGGCTCGCTCCGCAGATCACCGATGCGCGTGCAGCGGAGGACGCGAAGTGGCGTGACCTCAGCGTGTCCACCGACCTCGACGGCCTCGGCGACTTCGCCGACTCCACGGTCGCCCAAATGGTCCGCCCGCCCAAGAAGAGCTGACCGGCGGTCCGCCCGCCCCGCCAGCTCCCGCAGCCGCGGCCGCCGCCGCGGGAGGACCGGCGACATCATCACAACGAACTTCTGTGCGAAGGGCGCACGCCGTAGAGCGTGCAGCTCCTCTCCTGCGCAGCACCGACCGGCGACGCGCACCCGCCGCGCGTCTTCTCCAGAGCTTTCCTCCCTTCCCCCCAAACTGCACTTGAAGGAATGACAGACATGACCGTGCGCAACGATCTGTACATCGGTGGTCACTGGGTGGCTCCCAGCGCCCCAGAGCTGACCCTCGACATCCTCTCCCCGCATGACCAGTCAGTCCTCGGCCGTGTGGCGCAGGCCGCCCCGGCGGACGTGGACAAGGCCGTAGCCGCGGCCCGCGAGGCCTTCGATCACGGCCCGTGGCCGCACAGCACGCCGGAGGAACGTCAGGAGGTCGTGCGTCGCTATGACGCGCTGCGTTCCGCCCGCGCGGACGAGATCGCCGCGGTGATCTCCGCAGAGAACGGTTCCGCCGGCTGGTTCACCAAGGTCGGCCAGCCCTTCCTGACCCGCCAGGTCAATGCCTACCTCAAGGCGGCCGAGGAGTTCGGCTGGGAAGAGGTCCTCACACCGTCCGACCCGTCGGTGGCCTTCGACACCATCGTGCGCCGTGAGGCGATAGGTGTGGTTGCCGCGGTCATCCCCTGGAACTCGCCATTCTCTGCAGCCACCGCCAAGCTGATCCCGGCCCTGCTGGCCGGTAACACCGTCGTTCTGAAGGTCTCCCAGGAGAACTCACTGAGCATGGCCCTGCTGGCGGACCTCTGGCACGAGGCCGGCTTGCCCGAGGGCGTGCTCAGCGTCCTTCCTGCGGACCGTGAGACCAGCGAGTACCTCGTCTCGCACCCCGGGGTGGACAAGATCTCCTTCACCGGTTCGACGCGGGCCGGCCGTCGTATCGCTTCCATAGCTGGCGAACAGCTGAAGCGAGTGGGCCTCGAGCTGGGTGGCAAGTCGGCCTCGCTGATCCTGGACGACGCGGACGTGACGGCCGCGATGCAGGGTCTGCGGTTCGGCTCGCTGGGCAACAACGGTGAGGCCTGCATCCTGCAGACCCGCATCCTGGCCCCCCGCGGCCGCTACGCGGAGGTTGTGGCCGCAGTGAAGGAGATGGTCGAATCGCTGAAGGTCGGCGACCCCTCCGCCCCCGACACCTTCATCGGCCCGATGATTCGCCGTGACCAGCAGCAGCGCGTCATCGACTACATCAACATCGGCATCGAGGACGGGGCGCGTCTGGTGACCGGCGGCCCGCGGGTCCCTGAGGGCCTGGAGAAGGGCAACTACGTCACCCCGACCGTGTTCGCCGACGTCGAAAACAGCATGCGCATCGCGCAGGAGGAGATCTTCGGGCCGGTTCTGGTCGTCATCGCCTACGACGATGATGACGATGCCGTCCGCATCGCCAACGACTCCGAGTACGGACTGTCCGGCGGCATCTGGACTTCTGATCCCGACCGCGCCCTGGCCGTCGCCCGCCGTCTGCGCACCGGCACGGTCACCTTGAACGGATCGCCGATCAGCTTCGACGGCCCTTTCGGCGGCTACAAGGCGAGCGGCCTCGGCCGCGAGTACGGCAAGGTCGGTCTGACCGGCTACGTGGAGCACAAGTCGATCACTCGCGCCCGGTAAAACCCCAGCGGTACGGGCCGAACTGGATAGTGAAGGTCCGACCGCATCCTCCACGGTCAGACCTCGCTTCCCGTGAGCCACCCGACACGAAAAGCCTTCCGGACACAAGGAAAGGCCGTGTCAGAGCAAGGAAAGGTCATCGGGGTGAAGGCCCTCCCCATACCGAGGTTCTACACCTCGACATGACGTGGCGAGTGACGCGGCCGTCCCCGCAGGCTGGTCGCCGTCTGCCTGCGGGGACGGCCGCGTCAGCTGGACAAGTGGCCCTACGCCCGTGCGCCGTGCGGCCGAGGCGCACCTAGCGCGTGCGACCGGCAGCCCGACCTCTCGATGGCCGAGGCCACCTCCCCTCAAGCATCCGCCACACTGCCACGCAGCCGTCGCCGTACCAGCGTGTGCCCCTCGTACATGCCGGTACGACAACGTCCGGCCCCCACCAGGCCGCCCGTCTCAGAGAGAGTCACCCATGCCCCGTCCCTCCTCCCGCCTCACGTTCGCGGTCCTAGCGACCGGTGCGGGCGTCTTCTCCATGCTGCAGTCGCTAATCGCACCAGCTTTGCCGACGGTCCAGCACGCTCTGCACACCTCCCAGTCCACCGTGACCTGGGTGATGACCGCCTACCTCCTGTCCGCCTCAGTGCTCACGCCGATCCTGGGCCGCGTCGGCGACCTTCTCGGCAAGAAGCGGACGATGATCGCCGTCCTGTTGGCTGTTCTTGCGGGGTGCCTGCTCGCCGCCCTCGCGCCGAACATCGGTGTGCTGATCATCGCCCGGATCATCCAGGGCGCGGGAGGTGCCCTCTTCCCACTGTCATTCGGCATCATCCGCGACCAGTTTGCGCCCGACAAGGTTAGCTCCAGCATCAGCAACCTGTCCGCCGTGATCGCCGCTGGTGGCGGCCTCGGCATCGTCGCCGCCGGCCCCATCGTCAGCGCGCTTGACTATCACTGGCTCTTCTGGATCCCCGTCATCATCGTCGCCCTGACCGCGCTGATAGCCCTGCGCTACGTCCCGGAGTCGCCGAAACGGGCGGCCGGGTCGGTCAATTGGATCGGCGCGGTAATGCTGTCCGGCTGGCTGGTCGCCCTGCTCCTGCCCCTCACCCAGGGAACCCGCTGGGGCTGGGGCTCTACCCAGGTGAGTGGTCTGTTCGCCACCGCCATTGTGCTGTGCGCGCTGTGGCTGTTCGCCGAATCCCGCTCCAAGAGCCCCCTGATCGACCTGCGCATCATGCGCCTGCCCGCCGTATGGACCACCAACGCCGCAGGTCTACTGTTCGGCGCAGGCATGTTCGCGATCTGGTCATTCCTACCCGGGTTCGTCCAGACGCCCAAATCCGCCGGATACGGATTCGGTGCAAGCGTCACCGGCTCCGGACTGCTCATGGTTCCGATGCTCATCGCCATGTTCGTCTCCGGCATTCTCAGCGGCCGCCTGGAGCCCATCGTCGGGTCCAAACGCCTGCTTGTCGCCGGTTCCGTCTTCGCCGCAGTCGCCTGCGGCATCCTTTCGCTCTGGCGCGAGCAGCAGTGGCAGGTCGCGCTCGTCGCGGGCCTGTTCGGATTCGGCATCGGGCTTGCCTTCGCCTCGATGGCCAACCTCATCGTCCACAGCGTCCCTGCCGAGCAAACCGGCGCCGCGACGGGCATGAACGCCAACCTGCGCACCATCGGCGGCTCCATCGGAACCGCCTTGACCAGTCTGCTGGTCACTAGTCGGCTGCAGCCCTCGGGCCTGCCCTACAACGCCGGCTACACCCACGGCTTCACCCTCCTCGCAGGACTCCTTGTCGCGGCCGCCCTCGTAGCCACCCTGGTGCCGCCCCGGCTTGCCGCGCGCAGCCGCCACTGAGGCCGAGGCCGTAACCAACTCCCACACCGCCGAAACCCCCGCCAGGGTGGTGACGCTGACCGGCAAGGACTGAATTCCCGACGAGTGCGGTGGCCGCGCCAATGGCTCTCGCACTCGTCTCCACCGACTCACAGCGACGGAGATCCCCCAAGCCCGCTGGGATACCCAATACCCCTCGACTGTTCCGTGTCCGTTGCCCGGGCACAGTGGCTCCCGGCCCGCCCCGATCCCGCGGAAACCTGCTCCCGAATGCGCCACGTACGGGACCGAGGCCCTTGGGCGCGGGAGACTCCGAACACATGGCTCGCTCGATCGGAACGATCGCGTGAGCGGCGGACCGGCAGGTGGGATCTTTGAGCGGAGTCGTCCCGCCAACGGCGACCAGCAAAGAACCATTGTCCACTGGACAACAGGATTACTCCAGGGCACGTTGCGAGCAAGTGACAATCTTCCCAGTGGCCCCACCCCGGCGCGCTGAGTGCAAGGCGGAATGCCGCCCTCGAACTGGATGTACTGGTACGAACCTGAAAACTCGCCAAGGGACACCCCACTCGGTGAGCTTGGAGGGGTGCTGGCGTCGCAGTGCGACGAGACTCTCGTTCCAGCTCTAGCCCGGACGGTTCATCCAGCCGACCAGAAGGATTGCACGCTGTGCGGGCGTGGTAACGAGCCCTGGTGCGGTGAACCGCCGCCCCGTCGCCCTGTGACGCAGAGCGGCGCGAACTGCGGCGACTGGGGAGAGGCGCACGACCCTGATCCGCAGCCGAGCCGTGAACGGCGTCGTGGTCGGAACGACTGGCCACTGCCCCGTACGATCGATTGGCGAGGAGTAGAGATGGCCACGGACGACGCCTACGAGCGGGCGCTGGATACCGCAAGTGAACTTCTGGGGCAGCGCCTGGAGCTCCCGATGAGCCCCAGTGAACCTACCTCCGGGGCGGATTTCCGCAAGGTCGCGACGGTGCACGCGTTCGGGGACTCCTGGACCCGCACCGCGTTGTCGACGCACGACCGAGCCCTAGTCTCCGTCGCCATCACCGCGACGCTGGGCGCATTCGAACCGCTGCGCGGGCAGCTGCGCATCGCGCTCAACAACGGTGTCACCCAGGACGAGATGGTCGACCTCTTCATCCACCTCGCGGCATACGCAGGAGTGGCCCGCGCCTTTGAAACGTACCAAGTCGCCCTGTCGGTCTTTGCCGAGGGCGCTTCCTCCGGCCGCGCCTGACACCCGGTAACGGTCTCCTGTCCGATCAGGTTTCCGAGGTGCGGATGGCACCAGCGCGGTCGGCGCCCCGGTCCACGGTGAAGTACCCGATCCCGTGGGACCGGAGCAGCCGATGAGCACCCGGCGCCGTCCCGCCCGACGCCCTCCTGCGCGCCCGACGCCCTCCTGCGCGGCCGTGGCCTTCCGGCAGTTCCCCGTCCCGGTCGCGTAGACGGAAGCAGGCCTACATCGGTACCGAGGCGCTGGTCGGTGTCGCCGTCCTCGTGTGGCTGGTGTCCGCGGTGATGGACTGGCTCGCCGCCCACCCCTTGGTTCCTGCCGCTCACTCTGCTGACGGCTGGTGCGGGTGCCTTCTGCTGGTTCCGGCTTCGTGTGCAGGAGGGAGGCAACAGCAGGTACAAGCGCAGGCCGTGCGGTATCCGATGGAGAGCCTGGACCAGTTGCAGCACCGGCAGTTCGATGACCTGATGCTTCGCGACGGCTGCGCGGACGCTGTACAGGTCGGCGGGGCCGGCGACAACGGCGCGGACGTGAAGGCCACCGACCCCTTTGGGCGCCGCTGGGTCATGCAGTGCAAACACCGCCGCGCGGGTCGCGCCGGAGCCGGGGTCGGGACGCAGGACCTGCAGGTGCTGAACGGCACCGGACGCCCGGTCCACAAGGGTGATGTGGTCGTGCTGGTCACCAACGGTCGCTTCACCAAGCCGGCCGCCGACTTCGCTAGGTCTCAGCGCCTGCATCTGGTGGACCGGCACCGACGACTCCCGCGCCTACGACGTTCGCGAGGAGCAGCGCCGTCTTCAGCACCATGCCCGGGTGGAACGTGAGCGCCTGGAGGAGGAAGAGGCCGAGCGCCGGCGGGAGGCGGCGGCGTGGCCGTGCCCGACCTGCGGCCGCGCAGTCCGGCCCAACGACGACTGGGAGACCCGGCCCACGGGCAGTGACTGCAGCGTCTGCACCAGCATCAGGAAACGCGAGCAGGAGGACGCCGCGGCCCGCGCCGCTGAGGAGGCAGAGGAGCGGGAGGAAGCCAGGAGGAATGGCCTCTTCGGCTTCCTGCGCTGACCTGCGAGGTCCCCGCCAGCCCTTTGCCTCCTGCGCTGGAAGACCGCGCTTAACGCCTTCCCCATCACCTTCGACGGTCGGCTCTCCGCAGCACGTCAGTAACCCTTAACAACCCGTGTTACACCGCTTGTTTGGCAGACCCTCCGATGGCCTTGAGGGGTCTCGGGGCGTTTGACGGTTTTGCCGACGTCGTAGTGGGTGGCGTTGTGTTGTCGGTGGTTGGTCTCGTGGGGGCGGATGAGGAGGAGGGCGATGTCGTCGTGGCGGGGGCCGAGGCGTCCGGCGTGGCGGATAAGGGTGTCGGCGAGTGCGTCGAGGTCGTGGGTCTGGGCTTGTGCGAGGTGCTGGGCGAGGTTGGTGGTGGTGTCGTCGATGTCGGTGCCCGGGACTTCTACGAGGCCGTCGGTGTACAGGACGAGTACGGCGCCGGGCGGAAGGTCGATGTCGGTGGTGGGGTAGTCGGCGGCGGGGTCGATGCCGAGCAGGATTCCGGGTGTCAGGCGGAGTACTTCGGTGTGTCCGTCGGGGTGGCGGAGCAGGGGTGGGGGGTGTCCGGCGGTGGCGAGGTGGGCGCGGTGGCGGGTGGGGTCGATGCTGGCGATCAGGCAGCTGGTGAACAGCCCGGTGTCGAGGTCGATGAGGAGGCGGTTGGTGTGGGCGAGGAGGTCGCCCGGGGGTGTGCCGGTAGTGGCGTGGGTGTGGACGGTGGTGCGGATCTGTCCCATGAGAGCGGCGGCGGTGGTGTTGTGGCCCTGGACGTCGCCGATCGCGGCTGTGGCGGTGGGTGCGGTCTCGATGAGGTCGTAGAAGTCGCCGCCGATGTCCGTGCTGTGGTCGGCGGGCAGGTAGCGGGCGACGACGTTCAGGCCGGGGACGCGGGGCAGAGCGCGGGGCAGCAGGCCGGCCTGGAGGGTGCGGGCGAGGGTGTGTTGTGTGTCGTAGAGGCGGGCGCGGTCGAGTGCTTGGGCAATCAGGCCGGACAGAGAGGTGAGTGTGGCGCGCTCTGCTGGGGTGAATGGGTGGGGCTGGTCGTAGGAGAGGGCCAGTGCGCCGATGGTGCGGCCGGAGACGGTCAGGGGCAGGAAGGCCCAGGAATTTCTGTTCTCGTGACGGGGCGCCTGGGGGTAGTGCTGCTGGAAGTCGGTGAAGGTGGGGAAGAAGGCCGGCTCGCCGGTGGCCATGGTTTGCGTGGTGGGGGTACGGTCGGCCAGGGGAGTGCCGTCGACACGGTTGATGAACTCGTCGCTGTAGCCGCAGTGACCCAGGACGTGAAGCCGCCCCTCCGCTGCGGTCATGAGGACCATGCCCTGAGGGCCGAAGGCCGGCACGACCTGGTCGGCTACCCGTTCGACGACGTCCTGGCAGCTCACAGCTTCGGCCAGAGCTGCCGCGAGGTGCGTCAGGTGGTAGAGCGCCATCGCGCTGGCCGGTTCACGCGATGGCGGCCCTTGCGGAAGCGGGGTAAGCCCATCGCCGGCAGTGGGGGTGATGGCGACGCTGATCCCGCTGTCGCTGGGGTAGAGCCGGAAGAGCAGTGACACGTCCGGGGGGCGCACTACGGTGAACGAGGCGGGCTGGCGGGTGATCGCCACCGACCGGCAGCGGTCTTCGAAGAGCGGAGTGTGCAGCCACAGCAGCACTTCCCACGGCCGCCTACCCATGAGGGACGCGGCGCCCGTATCCAGGAGATCGGAAGCGGCGGGATTGATGAAGGTAAGCCGGCCGTCCAGATCGAGGGCGCAGCAGCCGACGGGAAGCCGCTCGGTGAAGCGAAGCGCGGCCATGGCGTGCACAGGGTCGGCCGGGTGCGCCGGCGCGGACAGGACCCGCGCCTCCTCCGGAGGCAGTAGTGGTTGGCCGTGATCGGCTGCCTGCCCAAGTAGATATGCCGCGTTCCGGCAAAATGAGGTAATTGCTTCCTTCTCGTACCGGCTGAGCTGCGGCGGATGCTGAACGGGCCACAGCAGTGCGAGCCCGCCCCGCGTAGAGGAGCCTTCGGCGAGCGGCGCGGCAGCCAGCATAAAATCGTAGGGCAGCACGACGCCCAGCTGCGGGTAACAGCGGGGCCACCTCCTCCTGGCTGCTCAGCCACAGCAGTCTCTGCTGGCGCATGGCGTCCGCGACCGGGGTGGATGTGTCCACATGGACACGGGCCCAGGGCGCGGCCAGCTGACGTGAAGCGCCGGACAGCAGCGTCAGCGACATCACCCGCTCGCCGGGCGGCAAGAGGTACAGCAAACCGATTGACGCACCGGTATCCATGATCAGGTCGGCCATCAACGCATCCAGGCGCTCTACGGCAGTGCCGGAGTCGGCGCTGGATCCTGCAGGCTCCTCCACGACTTCACCTGCCTCCGCTGACGAACGCAGCCCTCACGAGACCAGCTGATACACCCACCGGCCTGACCTGCGCTGCTGACACCGACGGCCAGCCTCTGCGCTTGCGTCACCAGAAGGGCGAGACTCCAGTCGCGGGGGATGACTACCAGTGCGGCCATGTCTCCAGGGTGCGACTCCCCGCGGACCCTGGCACGCGGAGCCCACCATGCAAAACAGGCGGGACCCGCACGTCCCGCAGATGGAGTCACCTGGCCGTCAATGTGCGCGCTGCCCCCGGGGGGGCGGTACGGCGCGTCGATCAGGCGATGCTGCGCTGGATGAAGGGGCGAGAACCCAAGGCGTAGCTCGGGAATCCAGTCCATGAGGACGCCGGGCAGCTGGCCGTCGGCATCGGCGAGGTCGGCGAGGACCCGGTAGTGGCGCTGCCAGTTCAGCGGCCAGGGGCCATTCCAGTCCGGTTCGATCGCGGTGAGCTGCGCCGCGCGCTGTGCCGCCCGCTCCGGGTCCTGCGCTGCCCACTCCACATGCGAGGTCGACAAGAGACCTTGACCCCAAAATCCTGCTGATGCCTCTACACCGCTGCGCCTCCGAGGATCCTCAGGGAGTACTGCTCGTATGTGCGGTACAGAACCATCCTCACCGGGCCCGAAACCAGCACCCTTGGCCGCCGTCCCGCCCCGGTAGGGTCGGGCCGACGGCCAAGGGTCCCGAACCATCGAGAAAGGCACGCACCGGGTGGACGACGAGACCTCGACCATGGACGTGACCCTCTGGGCCACGCTCGACGACCATGCGGCGGCGCCCCGCGGCGACCTCCTCGTCCACTGGTTCCGCACCGCCACCGAACGGCTCTTCCCCGCCGGGGACGAGGAGTCGGCCGCGTCCTGGGCCCTGGTCACAGAGTCGATGACCGGCGGCCGGAACGTCCGTGTGAGGGACGTTCGCGCCAACTGGGGCCAACTGGCCGACGTGCTGCGGCCGTCGCCGTTCTACGCCGCGGCCGGCTTCCACGCGCCCTCCCGCGACGACGGCGGCGCCTGGGTCGACGACGTGGGCCGCGTGGGGGGCACGCAGACGGGCCGCGGCGGTAGCCACACCGAGTTGTCGGCGGCGGTGCGGGGCGCCGAGCACGTCGCCGACGCCGCGTGGTGCGCGGGCTTGGTCGTCGTCCTCGCCGCCGCCCTGGACGAGGCCAACCCGGCCTTCGCGCGGATCGACCACCGCAACTTCCACGAGACCACCGATCTGGAGTCGGCGCTCAAGCGCCCGCGCCGCCGCTCCCTGCGGGAGTCACGGACCCTGCTGCGCGGCTATTCCTGGGTCACTGGCGTCCCCGCCGAACTGGCTGACCGGCTCGGCGGCCCAACCGCGCTGGAGGCAACCGGCGCCTTCCACGCGGTGCGCCCGCTGCGTGCGGGCGGCTTGCTGCTCCAGGCCAGCCAGACCCTCGCCGGATACGACGACCGGCACATGGCGGCGGTGTTCCGCGCCTTGGCCCCGGTGCTCCCGCCGGGCCTGCCCGGTGAGGATCCCGGCCGCTCCGCGCGGGTCGTCCATGAGGACGCGAGCCGGGTCTGAACTGAGCGAGCGGCCCATCCTAGAGTGTCCGGCGCAGCACCATCTTCCGTCTCACCCAACCCCACGCGCGTGCTCAGCTACGCCCACCTCACGTCCAGCTTCCGTAGTGCGTCCAGTTGTTCTGCGGTGAGCTTGTCGCGGCGTTGCTTCTGGTTGGAGTACCAAATCCCCAGCGCCAGGTCGTGCTCCTGGCGGTCGATGACGACCTTCTCCCGGTGAGTCCGCTTCACCGAGGACTCTCCTTCGCGGGCGATGTACTGGGCGAGGGCCGTCAGGCCGCGTTGGAATGTCTGCTGAGCCTTGCTCGGCCTCTTCGTCGTACGAGCGGCTGCCGGGGCGGGAGCCGGGGCATCAGCGGGCTGTACGCCCAGCTTCGAGAGCCGTTCCTGCTGCTCGCCCGACAGCTGCGCCCAGGTGACCGGCTACTTCTGGGCGCTGGAGCTATTTCCACAGGTCGTCGCCCTCGAACCGCACCCCGGGTTCGATGGCGGGCACAACCTCGTCGGTCTCGGTCTCGGTGTCGGCGAGGTCGGCAAGGACCCGGTAGTGGCGTTGCCAGTTCAGCGGCCAGGGGCCACTCCAGTTCGGTTCGATCGCGGTGAGCTGCGCCGCGCGCTGTGCCGCCCGCTCCGGGTCCTGCGCTGCCCACTCCACATGTGAGGTGGACGAGAGACCTTGACCCCAAAATCCTGCTGGTGCCTCTACACCGCTGCGCCTCCGAGGATCCTCAGGGAGTACTGCTCGTATGTGCGGTACAGAAGCATCCTCACCGGGCCCGAGACCAACACTCCGCTGACAACGTACTTCTGTTCGATTCCCGTCTTGGTCACCTGCCTCTTACATAAGGAGTCGGTCTCCTTCTTTGCCCGGTCGAGCCACGAGGACGCCTTGGCATGGTCGATTCCGGCGACGTCGAGACCTGTGCAGGAAGCCAGGAACTCGAAATCGCCTGGTTCCTTCGTACCGGCGTAGCACAGCAGGGAGGACATGTTCTTGTGATCGGCGTAGCCGGCTGACATGGCCATCCCGTTCTTGCCGCGCCCGTGAACGTACGTCCTCATTTTCCCACCGGGCATCTCCTGCTCGACGGGCTTTTCGAGTCGGACCTTCCAGTCCTTTGCCAGTCCGGTGAGGAAATCGTTCCCGGTGTATCCCGTGGCCATCGTCCTGCCCGGGCTGAGCATGGGTTTCTTGTCGCTGGTCACCGCATGCTTGGGCAGTTCGGAGGCCTGCGGCAGGGTCTGTGTTGCGGACGGCTCGGCACGAGGCGTCACTGTCCTCGGCGCTGGTGGCGATGCCACGCCGGGGCTGCCCTGGCCACAGGAGGCGGTTCCCACCGCGCCGGCGACGAGAGTTATCAGTACGACGGGAACGCAGAGGGCGACCCGTGTCCGGCCACCCGAACGCGCCCTCTGGATCTTGGGTATCACCGAGAGCCCACTCCTGCCGGGAACTCGAAGCCGTCCTGGACGACAGCCGCCAGCATTCCGGAAACGGCCATGATTCTCTTGCGTGCTTCTCTCATGTGCACATGCTCTCCGAGGGTGATGTCTGCCGATGCGGAAGCGACT from Streptomyces sp. NBC_01341 includes these protein-coding regions:
- a CDS encoding SpoIIE family protein phosphatase, translating into MAALRFTERLPVGCCALDLDGRLTFINPAASDLLDTGAASLMGRRPWEVLLWLHTPLFEDRCRSVAITRQPASFTVVRPPDVSLLFRLYPSDSGISVAITPTAGDGLTPLPQGPPSREPASAMALYHLTHLAAALAEAVSCQDVVERVADQVVPAFGPQGMVLMTAAEGRLHVLGHCGYSDEFINRVDGTPLADRTPTTQTMATGEPAFFPTFTDFQQHYPQAPRHENRNSWAFLPLTVSGRTIGALALSYDQPHPFTPAERATLTSLSGLIAQALDRARLYDTQHTLARTLQAGLLPRALPRVPGLNVVARYLPADHSTDIGGDFYDLIETAPTATAAIGDVQGHNTTAAALMGQIRTTVHTHATTGTPPGDLLAHTNRLLIDLDTGLFTSCLIASIDPTRHRAHLATAGHPPPLLRHPDGHTEVLRLTPGILLGIDPAADYPTTDIDLPPGAVLVLYTDGLVEVPGTDIDDTTTNLAQHLAQAQTHDLDALADTLIRHAGRLGPRHDDIALLLIRPHETNHRQHNATHYDVGKTVKRPETPQGHRRVCQTSGVTRVVKGY
- a CDS encoding SDR family NAD(P)-dependent oxidoreductase yields the protein MSKTFLIAGAAGGLGGHVVEAALAAGHNVVATDLAPDTVPVPNEHRDRLRVRAMDITDPVSARDAVAHAVAEFGAVDVLVNSAGVRSVGSIEDMPEDDFHRDVNVNFFGAVNMVRAVLPVMRPRRSGSIINLSTIGGRRNQPGLSAYQSSKWAVGGFTEILAREVAPFGVRVTLVETGGIQTPWAAAPMPTPDIHDEYQETVGFFARTYNNNPDVQRGDPAKMAAVILRLIEEAAPPTRLLLGSDAAWLAPQITDARAAEDAKWRDLSVSTDLDGLGDFADSTVAQMVRPPKKS
- a CDS encoding aldehyde dehydrogenase — encoded protein: MTVRNDLYIGGHWVAPSAPELTLDILSPHDQSVLGRVAQAAPADVDKAVAAAREAFDHGPWPHSTPEERQEVVRRYDALRSARADEIAAVISAENGSAGWFTKVGQPFLTRQVNAYLKAAEEFGWEEVLTPSDPSVAFDTIVRREAIGVVAAVIPWNSPFSAATAKLIPALLAGNTVVLKVSQENSLSMALLADLWHEAGLPEGVLSVLPADRETSEYLVSHPGVDKISFTGSTRAGRRIASIAGEQLKRVGLELGGKSASLILDDADVTAAMQGLRFGSLGNNGEACILQTRILAPRGRYAEVVAAVKEMVESLKVGDPSAPDTFIGPMIRRDQQQRVIDYINIGIEDGARLVTGGPRVPEGLEKGNYVTPTVFADVENSMRIAQEEIFGPVLVVIAYDDDDDAVRIANDSEYGLSGGIWTSDPDRALAVARRLRTGTVTLNGSPISFDGPFGGYKASGLGREYGKVGLTGYVEHKSITRAR
- a CDS encoding helicase associated domain-containing protein → MSGEQQERLSKLGVQPADAPAPAPAAARTTKRPSKAQQTFQRGLTALAQYIAREGESSVKRTHREKVVIDRQEHDLALGIWYSNQKQRRDKLTAEQLDALRKLDVRWA
- a CDS encoding MFS transporter — its product is MPRPSSRLTFAVLATGAGVFSMLQSLIAPALPTVQHALHTSQSTVTWVMTAYLLSASVLTPILGRVGDLLGKKRTMIAVLLAVLAGCLLAALAPNIGVLIIARIIQGAGGALFPLSFGIIRDQFAPDKVSSSISNLSAVIAAGGGLGIVAAGPIVSALDYHWLFWIPVIIVALTALIALRYVPESPKRAAGSVNWIGAVMLSGWLVALLLPLTQGTRWGWGSTQVSGLFATAIVLCALWLFAESRSKSPLIDLRIMRLPAVWTTNAAGLLFGAGMFAIWSFLPGFVQTPKSAGYGFGASVTGSGLLMVPMLIAMFVSGILSGRLEPIVGSKRLLVAGSVFAAVACGILSLWREQQWQVALVAGLFGFGIGLAFASMANLIVHSVPAEQTGAATGMNANLRTIGGSIGTALTSLLVTSRLQPSGLPYNAGYTHGFTLLAGLLVAAALVATLVPPRLAARSRH
- a CDS encoding restriction endonuclease, with product MESLDQLQHRQFDDLMLRDGCADAVQVGGAGDNGADVKATDPFGRRWVMQCKHRRAGRAGAGVGTQDLQVLNGTGRPVHKGDVVVLVTNGRFTKPAADFARSQRLHLVDRHRRLPRLRRSRGAAPSSAPCPGGT
- a CDS encoding carboxymuconolactone decarboxylase family protein gives rise to the protein MATDDAYERALDTASELLGQRLELPMSPSEPTSGADFRKVATVHAFGDSWTRTALSTHDRALVSVAITATLGAFEPLRGQLRIALNNGVTQDEMVDLFIHLAAYAGVARAFETYQVALSVFAEGASSGRA